One window of Robiginitalea biformata HTCC2501 genomic DNA carries:
- a CDS encoding lysophospholipid acyltransferase family protein, translating into MRAIARIIYERILGWNLVGEFPQLDKYVVAVAPHTSNWDFFIGLLVRTLSGVRINYIGKKSLFRPPFGWFFRYTGGAPVDRRRNADTVRAIAALFRERAEFRLGLSPEGTRKPVPAWRTGFYYIAMEAGVPIVFAALDYGKKQVRLSEPFYPTGQYAQDLEIYHAFFRGVRGKNPENGYPA; encoded by the coding sequence ATGCGCGCCATAGCCAGAATCATTTACGAAAGAATCCTCGGTTGGAATTTGGTGGGGGAATTCCCCCAACTGGATAAATACGTGGTGGCTGTAGCTCCGCATACGAGCAACTGGGATTTTTTCATCGGGTTGCTGGTTCGGACACTGAGCGGGGTGCGGATCAACTATATTGGCAAGAAATCGCTTTTCCGCCCGCCTTTCGGCTGGTTTTTCCGCTATACGGGCGGTGCCCCCGTAGACCGTCGGAGGAACGCGGATACGGTCCGGGCCATTGCCGCCCTGTTTCGCGAGCGAGCCGAGTTCCGGCTGGGCCTCTCGCCGGAAGGGACGCGCAAACCGGTCCCCGCCTGGCGGACCGGGTTCTACTACATCGCCATGGAAGCCGGGGTCCCCATTGTATTTGCCGCCCTGGATTACGGGAAGAAGCAGGTCCGGCTCTCCGAGCCCTTCTACCCAACGGGGCAATACGCCCAAGACCTGGAAATATACCACGCCTTTTTTAGGGGCGTCCGCGGGAAGAACCCGGAAAACGGATACCCTGCCTGA
- a CDS encoding iron-containing alcohol dehydrogenase family protein, with protein sequence MKVEGQPTNVKAALAGTKYRNFPMVPRVIYGKGSFDQLGDILMPRRKHAEAPVIFLVDDVFEDSPLVGRIPLLFEDQIILISADEEPKTGQVDALVAQIRDSFASTPSGIVGIGGGTLLDLAKAVAIMLNNPGKTSRYQGWDLVAKPAVYHVGIPTLSGTGAEVSRTAVLLGPDRKLGINSDYTTFDQVVLDPDLTRDVPREQWFFTGMDCYIHCVESLQGTYLNAFSQSYGEKALELCEEVFLGDLPEDVGREKLMMASWHGGMSIAYSQVGIAHALSYGLSYVLGTPHGLGNCLVFRHLGDYYPEGVRQFQKMLKKNRIDLPEGVCADLTDHDLETMVQVALGMAPLWENALGPDWESRVSPELIAGIYRKI encoded by the coding sequence ATGAAAGTGGAAGGACAACCAACCAATGTCAAAGCGGCATTAGCCGGCACCAAATACCGGAATTTTCCGATGGTGCCCCGGGTGATCTACGGCAAAGGCAGCTTTGATCAATTGGGCGATATCCTGATGCCGCGCCGCAAACACGCGGAGGCACCTGTAATCTTCCTGGTGGACGACGTATTCGAGGACTCCCCCCTGGTGGGTCGGATTCCCCTCTTATTTGAAGACCAGATCATCCTGATTTCCGCCGACGAGGAGCCGAAAACCGGGCAGGTGGATGCCCTGGTGGCACAGATACGGGACAGTTTTGCATCGACGCCCTCAGGCATTGTCGGTATCGGCGGCGGCACGCTGCTGGACCTGGCCAAGGCGGTGGCCATCATGTTGAACAACCCGGGCAAGACCTCCCGCTACCAGGGGTGGGACCTGGTCGCCAAGCCGGCGGTATACCACGTGGGGATTCCCACGCTGAGCGGCACCGGTGCAGAGGTATCCCGTACGGCCGTCCTGCTGGGTCCCGACCGGAAGCTCGGCATCAATTCGGATTATACGACCTTTGACCAGGTGGTGCTGGACCCGGACCTGACCCGCGATGTTCCCAGGGAGCAGTGGTTCTTTACGGGCATGGACTGTTATATCCATTGCGTGGAGTCCCTGCAGGGAACCTACCTGAACGCTTTCAGCCAGAGTTACGGGGAAAAGGCGTTGGAATTATGCGAGGAGGTTTTCCTCGGCGACCTCCCGGAAGATGTCGGGCGTGAAAAACTGATGATGGCCTCCTGGCACGGGGGCATGAGTATTGCCTATTCGCAGGTGGGAATCGCCCATGCGCTCAGCTACGGACTGTCGTATGTGTTGGGGACGCCCCACGGCCTGGGGAACTGCCTGGTGTTCCGGCATCTGGGGGATTACTACCCGGAAGGCGTTCGCCAGTTCCAAAAAATGCTGAAAAAAAACAGGATCGATCTGCCTGAGGGGGTTTGTGCCGACCTGACGGACCACGATCTGGAGACGATGGTTCAGGTGGCCCTGGGGATGGCCCCCCTTTGGGAAAATGCCCTGGGCCCGGACTGGGAATCCCGGGTATCTCCGGAACTCATCGCCGGGATATACCGCAAAATCTAA
- a CDS encoding HAD family hydrolase produces the protein MDLNFSNITTIGFDADDTLWVNETYFREAEEYFAGMLEEFETRNTIDQELFKMEMRNLELYGYGIKGFMLSMIESALELSNNRVSQATLSRILDLGKNMISHPLELLQDVPEVLRALHGNYRLLVLTKGDLLDQERKLEKSGLMQYFHHVEVLSDKKPRNYSRLLEHLEIDISEFLMVGNSLKSDVLPILELGGRAVHVPFHTTWAHEEVDPADHADRHLTLSRLNDLLNYLN, from the coding sequence ATGGACTTGAATTTCAGCAACATCACAACCATCGGCTTCGATGCCGACGATACCCTGTGGGTAAACGAAACCTATTTCCGGGAGGCGGAAGAGTATTTTGCCGGCATGTTAGAGGAATTCGAGACCCGCAATACGATCGACCAGGAGCTTTTCAAAATGGAAATGCGCAACCTGGAACTCTACGGATACGGGATCAAGGGGTTTATGCTGTCGATGATCGAGTCGGCCCTGGAATTGTCGAACAACCGGGTTTCCCAGGCAACCCTTTCCAGAATCCTGGATCTTGGAAAAAACATGATATCGCATCCGTTGGAATTACTGCAGGACGTTCCGGAAGTGCTCCGGGCCCTGCACGGAAATTACCGGCTCCTGGTGCTGACCAAGGGCGACCTGCTGGACCAGGAACGCAAATTGGAAAAGTCCGGCCTGATGCAGTATTTCCACCATGTGGAAGTGTTGAGCGACAAGAAGCCCAGGAACTACAGCCGGCTGCTTGAACATCTCGAAATAGACATCTCGGAATTCCTGATGGTAGGGAATTCCCTGAAGTCGGATGTTCTACCTATACTGGAACTGGGCGGCCGGGCCGTACATGTGCCGTTCCATACCACGTGGGCCCATGAAGAGGTGGACCCCGCAGACCATGCAGACCGGCACCTGACCCTGTCACGGCTGAACGACCTGCTGAACTATTTAAACTGA